The DNA sequence TGACCACCGGGTGCAGGTGACCCTCGCGGTACAGGTACCGGGTGCCGGTCTCCTTCTCCAGGATCACCGAGGCGCCGTCCTGCCAGCTGGTCGATCCACCGGGGACGATGAAGCCGAAGACGCCGACCGCGCCGAGGCACAGCACCGCCACCATGATCCCGCCGAGGCCCGCGCCGCCAAGCCGTTGAAACGGTGCGACCGCCGGATCCGGGTCCCTGGCCACCAGCGCGGACGTCATCCGCTGGACGAAGAACTGGTACGACTGGACCTGGTCGCGCCGCGACGGCATGCCTGGCTTCCTTCCACCCGTCAGCGCCGCGCGGCTGCACCACCACGCGGCGTGCTGCCTACCATAGGGTCCGGTGACGACGGCGTACCGTGGGGTCTCGCCCGCAGCTCGGAAGGGATCATCGATGCTCGGTCGCGACGAGGCGCTGGACCTGGCCCGCCAATGGGCGACCGAGCACGGTGCCGATGCCGGCACCGACGAGCGGATCGGCCTGCACGAGTTCGAGTACGGATACGTCGCCTGGCTGATCCCCACCGACGACGCGGGAAGTCGGACGGCCGGGCCACCGTCCGCCGGACCGCCGGACGAGGCACCGTCCCCGGCCGGGTCGCCGACCGGTTCCGGGTCGCCGCGGATCGTGATCGACGGGGAGTCCGGCGAGGTCAGCCAGTGGCCGCCGGTCCCGGTGACGGTCGTCGCCGAGCGGTACGCCGCCGCCCGGGCCGCCGACCGCCGGTTCCCGCCGGACGTACGGCCGGTGCTGGAAGCCGCCGGCTGGTTCCCCGGCCGGGACGTCTCCGCGATGGTCGACCAGTGGGCCGGCCGGTGGGCGGCAGAACTCGACGGGCTGGTCATGACGCCGGTCGCCCGCGCGGCGCTGACCGAGTTCGGCGGGCTGACCATCGCCCAGTTCGGCTCGGACGGCACCGCCGACGCCGGCTTCCCGACCTTCGTCCACCCGGTACGCAGCGGCCTGGTCACCGAGGAGGCCCGGGTCTTCGTCGACGAGTACGACCATCCGGTGTTCCCGCTCGGCGGCAACTCTGACGGCCCCGCCGAGCTGGTCGTCGACGCCGCCGGCCGGGTCCTGCTGCTGCACTGGGCCGGCTACCAGTACGTCGCCGACGACGTCGACACGGCGCTAATCCGGCTGGTCCGGGGCGGCCCATTCCCACCGCTGCGCCCGGAGCAGCTCGCAGCCGGAGTCAGCCGTTGATCGCCCGCATGAAGCCGTACAGGCCGAGCACGGCGCAGGCCACCGGCACCACCGCCAGCTGCAGCACCACGTCCAGCCCGTCGCCGAGCCGGGCCAACCGGGGCGTCGGCGGACGTCGGCTGTAGACCATCCCGGCCGCCAGCACCAGCGCCACCACCAGCAGCACCACGGGCAGCAGGGCCAGCCGGGTACCGGCCGCCATCCCACCCGTACCGATCAGGGTCAGCAGACCGACGCCGACCAGGCCGCCGGCCAGCAGCGGCACCCGGTGCCGGATGGTCGAGACCAGCCGGGCCCGCAGCAGCAGACCGGCCGTCACCACCGCGACCAGCAGCACCGCGCCGACCGTCGCCGAGAAGGTCAGCACCGCCGACCCGGCGGCAGCCACCACGGCCGTACCGAACATCAGGCCGGTCAGCACCTCGTCGGCGCGGGCCGTCGCCCGGTAGATCTCCGCCCGGTCCGGCTGCGGGTCGTCGCGGACCAGGTCCTCGGCGGTACGCGGCAGCGCCGGCATCGGCAGCTTGCCGGCCCGGACCGAGATCAGCGGCAACGCCGGCAGCAGCAGGGTCACCGCGGCCACCAGGACCGCCGCGGCGCGCGGCCCGTCCAGTGGCCCGACGGCCAGCACCGCCCCGGTCGTCCCGCTGACCCCGGTGAAGATCGCCGCCACGAAGACCCGGCCGGCGTCCCCGACGCCCAGCATGCCGAGCACCCCGGTCAGGGTCAGCACCGCCGAGCCGACCAGCAGGTGCGGTGCCCCCAGTTCGGTGACCGGTTCGCCGCCGGCCAGCGCCACCGCGCCGCCGACGAAGGCGTACGGCAGGGCCAGGGCGGCGAGCACCGCGCCGGCCAGCGAGTCGGCCATCGCCCGGGACAGCAGCACGCCGACCGCGACGAGGACGGCTGCGGTGCCGAGCAGGGCCGCCCCGGCGGCCACCCCGGTGCCACCGGCGGTCACCACCGCGACCAGGGCGAGCAGCAGCAGAACGGCCCCGGTCAGCAGCCCGGTCAGCCGGGTGGCGGCCGGCGTCCAGGGCAGCCCGCGTCGGCGGGCACCGGCGGCGATCGCCTCCATCAGATCGTCGTAGGCCAGCTCCGGCCACTCGGTGCGGCGGGGCAGCAGATGCAGCGTCTCACCGTCGCGGACCTGCTGCGCGGCGAGCGTACGGTTGAGGTCCAGGGTGGATCCGTTGGTACGCCGCAGCGCCCAGCCGCCGTCGGCCGTACCGTCGGAGGGGTCTTCGTCGGCCTGCCGCAGCACCGCCGGGAGCAGCCCGACCAACGGCAGGTGTTCCGGCAGGGCGAGGTCGATGCGTCGGGTCGGCGCCACGACGGCGATCCGGGCGAGTCCGGTTCCGGCCTGGGTGACCACTGCTGACTCCTCATCAAGCCGCGCGGGCTGTCCTGACTCGAGAAGGCTACCTACCATGTGCCGGTGCCATCGGCGCCGGTAGCGACCCGGCGTCCGGGTGTGACGACGACGGGGAGGATCGATCCGTGGGTACGGTGGTGATACGGCGCCCGGCGCGCCGACCCGAGCCGGAGTACCCGTCCGGTGAGGTCCTGCTCGACGCGCCACCCGAGCTGCCGGCGCCGACCGGCCGGTCCTGGGGGCAGCTGATGATGCTGCTGCCGATGCTGGCCGGCTCGGTCGCGATGGCGTTGATGTACGCCGGCCGGGGCGGTTCGACGCTCAGCTACGTCGCCGGTGGCCTGTTCGGCCTCTCCGCGCTCGGCATGCTCGCCACCCAGCTGTCCAACCAGGCCGGTGGGCCGAGCCGGCAGGAGATGGCGCAGCGGCGGCGCGAATACCTGGCGCATCTGTCGCGGCAGCGTCGCCGGGTCCTGCGGACCGTACGCCAGCAGCGGGAAGCCGCGTTCTACCGGCACCCGGACCCGCAGACGCTGTGGTCGGTGCCGGTCGGTCCCCGGCTGTGGGAACGCCGCCGTGGCGACCCCGACTTCGCCACCGTACGGGTCGGTCTCGGGCCGCAGGAGCTGGCGACGCCGCTGGTCCCACCGCCGCCGACCGCGCTGGAGAAGCTGGAGCCGATGTGCGCGTTGGCGCTGCGCCGGTTCCTGACCAGCTACGCCACGGTGCCGCAGCTGCCGGTGGACATGGCGCTGCGCGGCTTCGCCCGGGTGCATCTGCGCGGCGACCCGGACGCCGCCCGCGCCCTGGTCAGGGCGGTGATCGCCCAGGCCACCGCGTTCCACGCGCCGGACGACATGCTGGTGGCGATCTGCCCGGCCCCGACCCGGCGGGAGCACTGGGAGTGGGTCAAGTGGCTGCCGCACGCGCTGCATCCGACCCGCACCGATGCGACCGGCGCGCTGCGGCTGGTGTCGCCGACGGTGACCGGCCTGGAGGCGATGCTCGACGACGTGCTCGCCAACCGCCCCCGGTTCAACCTGTCCGGTGGCGGCTCCGCCACCACCTCCGGCCCGCACCTGCTGGTGGTGCTCGACGGCGGTGACCCGGCCGGCTCCGATCACCTGATGACCGACGGCGGTGTGGAAGGGGTGACCATCGTCGACCTGTCCGAGCCACCGCCCCGGGTGCTCGACCGGGCCCGGCTGGTGCTCGATGTCGCCGCCGACGGGTCGATGGCCAGCGTCACCCTGGACGGCCGGGCGCAGATCGGCACCGCCGACACCTGCACGATCGCCGAGGCGGAGACGTTGGCGATGGAGCTGGCGCCGCTGCGGCTGTCCGCCGCGTCCCGTGGCGAGCAGCCGCTGCACCTGGAGCAGGACCTGGCCGACCTGCTCGACCTGGGCGATCCGTACGAGTTCGACGTGGACCGGGCGTGGACACCCCGGCCGAACCGGGACCGGCTGCGGGTGCCGCTCGGGCTGACCCCGGACGGCACCCCGGTCGAGCTGGACCTCAAGGAGTCCGCGCAGGACGGCATGGGCCCGCACGGCCTGCTGATCGGCGCCACCGGCTCCGGCAAGTCGGAGCTGCTGCGCACCCTGGTGCTGGCCCTGGCCGCCACCCACTCGTCGGAGACGCTCAACTTCGTGCTGATCGACTTCAAGGGCGGGGCGACGTTCACCCGGCTGGACAAGCTGCCGCATACCAGCGCGGTGATCACCAACCTCTCCGACGAGTTGCCGCTGGTCGACCGGATGACCGATGCGATCAACGGCGAGCTGGTCCGCCGGCAGGAGCTGCTCCGCTCGGCCGGCAACTACGCCTCACAGCGTGACTACGAGAAGGCCCGCGCGGCCGGGGCACCGCTGGAGCCGATGCCGGCGCTGCTGATCATCTGTGACGAGTTCTCCGAACTGCTGACCGCCAAACCGGACTTCATCGACATGTTCGTCCAGATCGGACGGGTCGGCCGGTCGTTGAGCGTGCATCTGCTGCTCGCCTCGCAGCGGCTGGAGGAGGGCCGGCTCCGCGGGCTGGACACCCACCTGTCGTACCGGATCGGCCTGCGAACCTTCTCCGCGATGGAGAGCCGGGTGGTGCTCGGCGCCACCGACGCGTACGAACTGCCCCGCTCCCCCGGCCACGGCTACCTGCGGTTCGGCACCGAACCGCTGGTACGGTTCCGGGCCGCGTACGTCTCCGGCACGTACCGCAGCAAGACCGCCGAGGCGGTCGCCGCTGGCGACGGCGACGACCGGGTCCAGGAATACACCACCCAGTACGTCGCACCCCGGCTGCCGGCCGACGCCCGGCAACCGGAGCCCGAACCGGCCGACGCCACTACCGGCGAGAGCCTGCTCGACATCCTGGTCAGCCGGCTCACCGGCCGCGGCAAACCG is a window from the Solwaraspora sp. WMMD792 genome containing:
- the eccD gene encoding type VII secretion integral membrane protein EccD, with the translated sequence MVTQAGTGLARIAVVAPTRRIDLALPEHLPLVGLLPAVLRQADEDPSDGTADGGWALRRTNGSTLDLNRTLAAQQVRDGETLHLLPRRTEWPELAYDDLMEAIAAGARRRGLPWTPAATRLTGLLTGAVLLLLALVAVVTAGGTGVAAGAALLGTAAVLVAVGVLLSRAMADSLAGAVLAALALPYAFVGGAVALAGGEPVTELGAPHLLVGSAVLTLTGVLGMLGVGDAGRVFVAAIFTGVSGTTGAVLAVGPLDGPRAAAVLVAAVTLLLPALPLISVRAGKLPMPALPRTAEDLVRDDPQPDRAEIYRATARADEVLTGLMFGTAVVAAAGSAVLTFSATVGAVLLVAVVTAGLLLRARLVSTIRHRVPLLAGGLVGVGLLTLIGTGGMAAGTRLALLPVVLLVVALVLAAGMVYSRRPPTPRLARLGDGLDVVLQLAVVPVACAVLGLYGFMRAING
- a CDS encoding SUKH-3 domain-containing protein, with product MLGRDEALDLARQWATEHGADAGTDERIGLHEFEYGYVAWLIPTDDAGSRTAGPPSAGPPDEAPSPAGSPTGSGSPRIVIDGESGEVSQWPPVPVTVVAERYAAARAADRRFPPDVRPVLEAAGWFPGRDVSAMVDQWAGRWAAELDGLVMTPVARAALTEFGGLTIAQFGSDGTADAGFPTFVHPVRSGLVTEEARVFVDEYDHPVFPLGGNSDGPAELVVDAAGRVLLLHWAGYQYVADDVDTALIRLVRGGPFPPLRPEQLAAGVSR
- the eccCa gene encoding type VII secretion protein EccCa, which produces MGTVVIRRPARRPEPEYPSGEVLLDAPPELPAPTGRSWGQLMMLLPMLAGSVAMALMYAGRGGSTLSYVAGGLFGLSALGMLATQLSNQAGGPSRQEMAQRRREYLAHLSRQRRRVLRTVRQQREAAFYRHPDPQTLWSVPVGPRLWERRRGDPDFATVRVGLGPQELATPLVPPPPTALEKLEPMCALALRRFLTSYATVPQLPVDMALRGFARVHLRGDPDAARALVRAVIAQATAFHAPDDMLVAICPAPTRREHWEWVKWLPHALHPTRTDATGALRLVSPTVTGLEAMLDDVLANRPRFNLSGGGSATTSGPHLLVVLDGGDPAGSDHLMTDGGVEGVTIVDLSEPPPRVLDRARLVLDVAADGSMASVTLDGRAQIGTADTCTIAEAETLAMELAPLRLSAASRGEQPLHLEQDLADLLDLGDPYEFDVDRAWTPRPNRDRLRVPLGLTPDGTPVELDLKESAQDGMGPHGLLIGATGSGKSELLRTLVLALAATHSSETLNFVLIDFKGGATFTRLDKLPHTSAVITNLSDELPLVDRMTDAINGELVRRQELLRSAGNYASQRDYEKARAAGAPLEPMPALLIICDEFSELLTAKPDFIDMFVQIGRVGRSLSVHLLLASQRLEEGRLRGLDTHLSYRIGLRTFSAMESRVVLGATDAYELPRSPGHGYLRFGTEPLVRFRAAYVSGTYRSKTAEAVAAGDGDDRVQEYTTQYVAPRLPADARQPEPEPADATTGESLLDILVSRLTGRGKPAHQVWLPPLGDPMTLDQLLSPLVADPERGITAASPTLQGELRAAVGLIDKPFEQRRDVLWLELGGSAGHTVIVGGPQSGKSTLLRTVVSSLALTHTPREVQIYCLDLGSGALTALRDLPQVGGVATRLDAGQVRRTIAELRLLMAQRERRFAENRIDSMATYRRERRHGGHTDDPFGDVFLVIDGWAAVRAEFEDLEPAINDIANRGLSFGVHLVISAGRWMDLRPAVRDVFGTRLELRLADASDSNLDRRAAMNVPDKSPGRGITPDGMQFLAALPRTDGDADAGTLADGARRFVTDVAAAWQGPGAPPVRLLPAVVPYDSVPDTGRPGVPIGIAEVDLQPVHLDLSTDPHFIVFGDGESGKSSFLRALARGITDRNDLTQARLIVVDYRRSLLGDISEKHQIGYGTSADVTAGMLTEVVNVMRDRLPPADVTPEQLRARSWWRGPDLYILVDDYDLVAGGGGNPLLPLLEFLPQARDIGLHLVIARRSGGASRALYEPILMRLRELSSPGLVMSGSRDEGVLLGNVRPGPLPPGRGWLVTRREGTRLVQLLHLPSTS